One stretch of Deltaproteobacteria bacterium IMCC39524 DNA includes these proteins:
- a CDS encoding SHOCT domain-containing protein, translated as MGSALEILKTRYAKGEITKEEFEQIKKDILS; from the coding sequence ATGGGTTCAGCATTGGAAATATTGAAAACGAGATATGCCAAGGGAGAGATAACAAAGGAGGAATTTGAACAGATCAAGAAGGATATCTTGAGTTAG
- a CDS encoding GerMN domain-containing protein, which produces MMKVLLSFAILFSVSVFSLTGCQQEEVVVEDTGIVEATEAYLKFYGIPPQGNEGRAYAAVGYLPTKDNPEKIGPLPVFLFTKENQTEKVLKKLVSGDLITSDKQPYDNPFPEDLEILAKPIQENTLVLDLVTTRQWKDEILRTGTIALMETALQFDEVKFVKVTLNGVPLSWIPDAGYQKRLDVVVDVPPPILILMAGAWGKGQEEPEEVLVEFDRPVKVNSFELYHLDGQKVEGEYFKSIFQMAVVVHPKSPELFQEGTSLRAEWNVVDELGRENSGVDTMPLKKLIH; this is translated from the coding sequence ATGATGAAAGTCTTGTTGTCCTTTGCAATCCTTTTCTCCGTTAGCGTGTTTAGTTTGACTGGCTGCCAGCAGGAAGAGGTCGTGGTAGAAGATACCGGGATTGTCGAAGCGACCGAGGCCTATCTCAAATTTTACGGCATTCCTCCCCAGGGAAATGAGGGGCGTGCCTATGCTGCCGTGGGATATTTGCCTACTAAAGACAACCCAGAAAAAATTGGACCTCTACCGGTTTTCTTATTCACCAAAGAAAATCAGACAGAAAAGGTCCTTAAGAAGTTGGTCTCTGGCGATCTCATAACATCAGACAAGCAGCCTTACGATAACCCTTTTCCTGAGGATCTTGAAATCCTTGCAAAACCAATACAAGAAAATACTTTGGTCCTTGACTTAGTCACGACTCGGCAGTGGAAGGATGAGATCCTGCGTACCGGAACGATTGCATTGATGGAGACGGCACTTCAATTCGATGAAGTAAAATTTGTAAAAGTGACATTGAACGGTGTGCCTCTCTCATGGATTCCAGACGCTGGGTATCAGAAGCGCCTTGACGTGGTTGTTGATGTTCCTCCCCCAATACTGATCCTTATGGCCGGGGCTTGGGGAAAAGGACAAGAAGAACCTGAGGAAGTTCTTGTCGAGTTTGATCGTCCGGTCAAAGTCAATAGCTTTGAGCTTTATCATCTGGATGGTCAAAAAGTTGAAGGGGAGTATTTTAAGTCGATTTTCCAGATGGCCGTTGTTGTTCATCCAAAGTCGCCGGAACTATTCCAAGAGGGCACATCTCTCCGTGCTGAGTGGAATGTTGTTGATGAACTGGGCAGGGAGAATAGTGGTGTTGACACGATGCCGCTCAAAAAACTCATTCACTAG
- a CDS encoding TIGR03905 family TSCPD domain-containing protein, translating into MKTTYTTQGTCARSIEIEIDCEKIKEVKFVGGCSGNTSGLSMLLKDMPVEDVISRLKGIACRGETSCPDQLANALEAMLLKKAS; encoded by the coding sequence GTGAAGACAACTTATACCACTCAAGGAACATGTGCTCGATCCATTGAAATAGAAATTGATTGTGAAAAAATAAAAGAAGTTAAGTTTGTTGGCGGATGTAGTGGCAACACAAGTGGCCTTTCCATGTTGCTAAAAGACATGCCTGTAGAAGATGTAATTTCACGGCTTAAAGGTATCGCTTGTCGCGGAGAAACCAGTTGCCCCGATCAGCTAGCTAATGCTCTTGAAGCGATGCTTCTAAAGAAGGCATCCTAA
- a CDS encoding isoprenylcysteine carboxylmethyltransferase family protein: MSTKTISEEDPQTVSPHQWIRLVVFYLLIPVILLICGGDLGWWQAWLYSLLIVATGIGGRMWAEQRHPGLMAERQNIENIRNAKAWDKVLAPLMAVSVGFPVVIVAGLDHRYNWSPEFPLWLIIIGFILISLGYASAAWALAENRFFSSVVRIQTNRGHVVCDSGPYRFVRHPGYAGNIPSLFGIVLALGSLWALIPVAVASIVTVIRTVLEDQTLQEELPGYRDYARRVRFLLIPGIY, encoded by the coding sequence ATGTCAACGAAGACTATTAGTGAAGAGGACCCTCAAACAGTATCCCCTCATCAGTGGATCAGATTAGTTGTGTTTTATCTCCTTATCCCGGTGATTTTGTTGATATGCGGTGGGGATCTCGGTTGGTGGCAGGCGTGGCTCTATTCCCTACTCATTGTTGCCACAGGTATAGGTGGGCGCATGTGGGCGGAACAGCGGCATCCTGGATTGATGGCTGAACGACAAAATATTGAAAATATCCGAAACGCAAAAGCCTGGGATAAAGTGCTTGCTCCACTGATGGCGGTGAGTGTCGGGTTCCCTGTGGTTATTGTAGCTGGGCTGGACCACCGCTATAACTGGTCACCCGAATTTCCGCTATGGCTCATCATAATTGGCTTTATTTTGATCTCACTCGGATACGCTTCCGCTGCATGGGCATTGGCAGAGAATCGCTTTTTTTCCAGCGTGGTGCGCATTCAGACGAATCGAGGGCATGTGGTGTGTGACAGTGGTCCGTACCGCTTTGTACGGCATCCGGGTTATGCCGGCAATATCCCTTCACTATTCGGTATTGTTCTCGCCCTGGGCTCGTTATGGGCACTAATTCCAGTGGCGGTAGCATCCATCGTCACGGTGATTAGAACCGTACTTGAAGACCAGACTTTACAGGAAGAGTTGCCGGGCTATCGAGACTATGCACGACGCGTGCGCTTTCTTTTAATTCCTGGGATTTACTAA
- a CDS encoding cytochrome c, which translates to MNKFSIYRFLFFVMMSMALSTTTCLASGKGDHDHNHGMSTHMQAMHALKDKVPTDYQIMERTPIIPDQESLQRGADIFQEQCVVCHGQQGKGNGPAAKGLNPKPANFLDQEHSAIYGPGEKSWIIGNGSGETGMPAFSSLSLIDRWDLVNHIYQLQGTEAEMEKHEHDH; encoded by the coding sequence ATGAATAAATTTTCCATTTACCGTTTTTTGTTTTTCGTGATGATGAGTATGGCGCTTTCAACGACAACATGTCTGGCTAGCGGAAAAGGGGATCATGATCACAATCACGGAATGAGCACTCATATGCAGGCCATGCATGCTCTGAAAGATAAAGTTCCAACGGATTATCAAATAATGGAGCGTACTCCCATAATCCCAGACCAAGAATCGCTACAAAGGGGAGCAGATATTTTCCAAGAACAATGTGTCGTTTGTCACGGACAGCAAGGGAAAGGGAATGGTCCGGCTGCTAAGGGCTTAAATCCTAAGCCAGCTAATTTTCTGGACCAAGAGCATAGTGCTATTTACGGCCCGGGGGAGAAGTCCTGGATCATTGGTAACGGTAGTGGAGAAACAGGTATGCCAGCTTTTTCGAGTTTGAGTTTGATAGATCGTTGGGACCTGGTCAATCATATCTATCAACTACAAGGGACAGAAGCTGAAATGGAAAAACATGAACATGACCATTGA
- a CDS encoding L-2-amino-thiazoline-4-carboxylic acid hydrolase: protein MSSQIIGYYTPRKEKLLRDFDITSALMRGSLIARYDEDFANTLQRGARQHYGELIPEIPYIKGPRARMFNTFLFISAQELAVYKAMTEHGKSPGEVWELCHEALRLRLAGFPQWKRLLVRRFMFSRFVGRIMARRVRKGQKDRFGDFEIEYLVGEADDFDFGVNYLQCGNFEFVKRHGGEEFAPYVCMSDIVLGQTMGWGLRRTQTLADGCLHCDFRFKDGATTQISSKTPQVQETIERIRKREAEQGAAADG from the coding sequence ATGTCAAGTCAAATCATAGGCTACTATACGCCACGCAAAGAGAAGCTGCTGAGGGATTTTGACATTACCTCTGCGTTGATGAGGGGCTCCTTGATCGCACGCTATGACGAGGATTTCGCCAATACACTGCAAAGAGGGGCCCGCCAGCACTATGGAGAACTCATTCCGGAGATCCCCTACATAAAGGGGCCTCGTGCCAGGATGTTCAACACGTTTCTCTTCATTTCCGCTCAGGAACTCGCGGTCTACAAGGCAATGACCGAACATGGTAAATCTCCTGGAGAGGTGTGGGAGCTATGCCACGAGGCCCTTCGATTGAGATTGGCCGGGTTCCCGCAGTGGAAACGGCTGCTAGTGCGGCGGTTCATGTTCTCACGCTTTGTTGGGAGGATTATGGCGAGGCGGGTTCGCAAAGGGCAGAAGGATCGTTTCGGTGACTTTGAGATAGAGTATCTCGTCGGAGAGGCTGATGACTTCGACTTTGGCGTCAACTACCTTCAATGCGGGAACTTCGAATTCGTCAAGAGACATGGGGGAGAAGAGTTTGCCCCATACGTCTGCATGTCAGATATTGTGTTGGGACAGACCATGGGGTGGGGTCTCAGGCGCACTCAGACGCTTGCCGACGGGTGTCTTCACTGCGACTTCCGATTCAAGGATGGCGCAACAACGCAGATCTCCTCAAAAACGCCTCAAGTGCAAGAAACGATCGAAAGAATACGCAAGAGGGAGGCCGAACAAGGCGCTGCTGCGGACGGCTAG